In the genome of Xanthocytophaga agilis, the window CATTCTCAGCAGATCATCAGCTTCTGTAGCTTTTATCCAGGGTATATACTGTAATGAATTAAGGTCAAAGTCAGGCTTACGATCTGATATAACCAAGAAGGTAAAGGAGTAATCTTCTTCTAGTTTCTTCAAAACTGGCAACAAAAACTCCAGATATCCAATAGTAGAATGAGTTCCTGTCCAGCCAATAACAAAGCTGTCAGTATTTTGTTCTTTTAAGCGATTGTGTAAATTTTTTGTATCAATAGTTGTAGGGTTAATAATAATACTATTTGTATCACTTCCATTGGCTCCCTTAGCATTTCTGGCAAAATCTGCTAGGTATCTATTGCCAGCACTTATCTTCCAGGCCCATCGACAAATACTCTTTGTTTTATGGTGCCACTTTATACCTGCTACAATGCCATTATTCTCAGAGGTATTCGGTAACCATATAGCATCGTCAAAGTCAAAAATGATGCGTTTACGAAATATTTTTGCAATGATCCACTCAATAAATGGTGGACCAACAGGGGTAGCCTCTCTATGGATAAAAACAAAGTCGTATTTATGTATAGAAAACAATAATCCTATTCGACGTAAAAACCCCTTGCCAATTCCTTTTATTTTCTTCCAAGTATTACCTGGTTTATAGAGAATATTCCATGTCTCTTCATCCATAAAGGGAGCTAGCTGATACTGCAAACCATTTTCTGGTAAGAACTCCAGATACTGTTCAAACCGGAATCGTTGAGAAGCAGCGGTGCCCGATGGGTAAGGGAATATAAAAAGAATGGAACGGATAGCTTTTGATTTCTTTTCAGGCATTAGCAGTAGATAGTTTCTGATATACTTCTTCATATAAATCAACTCCTTTCTCCAGATCAAAATAATCAAGGGCCGTCTGACGTAAAGACTCAGGAGAAATCTTACGAATTTCATCAAGCCGACTGATTACTCTATCATATTCAACATCTGTAAAAGCGCTGACTAACTCTCCTGGTGAATAATTCTCCATCAGATAGTTAGCGTCTCCTACATTAGCATTACATAGTACAGGAATACCCATAGACAGGATCTCACCCATTTTTGTTGGAGAGGATGCTTTTTTTGAGAAAGAGGGTTTAATAAAAAATAATGAAATATGGCTTTCTACTAACCGAAGTGGGACTTCCCTTCTCTCAGCTTTCACAATTCGGATGTGGTCATTTGATAATTCATATTTTCGTGCATTATGCAAGATTATTTCAGGATCATCTGGAGTGATAAACAGAAAACGAGCATGTGGATACTGAAGCAGAATCCGCCTAAAGAAATGTAACATCTCGTCAAGCATATACCATGTACCTAGGGAACCCAGATATGAAATCGTTAATTCATTTGTCTCTGTTACTTCATCTTTGCGCTGAAACAGTTGTGTATCAACACAACAAGGTATTACCTGAATAGGAATAGTACTAAAGCCTGACCAGGAATGAATCTCTTGTTTTGCATTGAATGTAAGTGATATTGTATAGTCTGCAAGTTGCAGAAACTCCTTCTCTTTCTTCTTGAAGAATTGATAAACGCTTCTAAAAAGTGGATTCTTCAAATTCCAGATACCACCTTCTATTCGTTCGTCTGCCCAAAAACCTCGCATATCAAAGATAAAAGGAATCTGAAACTTCTTTTTCAGAAAAGTGCCTACCAGGGCTGTGATATAACTACGGCAATGCACTATCTGAAAATGTTTTTTCTCATGAAGGCTAACCGCCTTGTGCCGCATCTTCCTCACATCCCAAAGTGTAGATACTACAGGTGGCTTTTTGGTATAGAAAATGGGTTGCCAGTCAATTTTTTTCTCAAATGGTGCAATAAGTCCCTTAATTATGTCTTTTCTCTTTTCATATGCCTCTGGTTTCTCAGTACTAATAATAGTAAACTGATAGCCACGTTTAGCAAGTCCAATGATATAAGGCAACACTTGTGACTGCCCCAAAGGATCAGTTAAGCCATCATAACTAAGATAAAGAACAGAGGTAGGTATAGTAGGTGTTATAGTATGAATAGTATCTGAGGGCATACAAAGAAGAAATCATTTTAGAGGGCAAATATATCCTTTTTACAATTCATCCTACCTGCCTCTAACTGATTAGAGATCATTGTACGGGTAATAAAAAAGCGCCAATATAAATTGGCGCTCTGGAGAAATAGCAGGATCAGGTATTTTTCTCTAACCAACGGTGTAGGATAATAAGTGTCCACAATCGGTTATATACATATTTTTTTCCGGCAAAAAACTCTTTTTTCATTGTACTCACAATTTCTTTGTTGACATACCCATGGCGTTCTATAACTTCATCGCTTAAATAAGTATCTATCAGATAACGCAGATCTGTCAGCAACCAGTCATACAATGGAATAGAGAAGCCTTGTTTTGGTCGGTTGAATAATTCGGATGGAAGATATTTATAAAGAATCTGCTTTAAGATATATTTGGTAGTACCTCCATTATTTTTTAATTCAGGCGAGATATTTAAAGCCAGCTCAACCAATCTATGATCTAGTAAGGGTACACGTGCTTCAAGGCCATACTGCATACTAGCTCTATCCACCTTTGTAAGCAAATCGTCTGGCAGATACATTACCATATCAAACAAACTCTGCGTTTCTGATGCCGTTAATAGGCGATTCTCTACGACAGGAGGCAAACTCGATTTGGAAAGAAATCCTTTCCCATTTACCCAAGGCTCTCCTACCAGCTTTTTCAGATCAGGATAAGAGAAATATCCTTGTTCCTTACAAAAAATATGACTGGATATATCGTCTTCAGAAAAATATTCCAACAACTCTGCTGCTTTCTGGTATCGGGCTTCTTTTCCTACAGCTAATAGAGATGCCAGAGGTTTTCGCAAAAGTTTAAGCCAACCCTGTGATAGCCGATCTGCCCATTGGTACATACCATACCCATGAAAAAGCTCATCTCCGCCTTCACCTGTTAATACCACCCCTACATACTTACTTGCCATCTGAGAAACAAGCATAGTTGGAATAGCAGATGAATCAGCATAGGGTTCATCATAAATATCCAACATTGTTTCCACTAAGTCTTTTGCATCCTGTACAGAAACAATAAACTCATGATGATTGGTATGTAAATGCTCGGCTACCTCTCTTGCATAAGGAGCTTCATTATGACGCGATTCTTTAAATCCAATAGAAAATGTATTGATAGGATGTGAAAGCTGACGAGCTGTGAGAGCAGCTACTGTACTGGAGTCAATTCCACCACTAAGAAATACTCCAACAGGAACATCGCTGATCAATTGATACTTAACCGAACTGAGTAATAACTCTTCTACACGCTCCATTGCCTGATGCTCATCCGAAATAATTTCCTTGCCAATATTCTCAGTTATCTTCCAGTATTTCTGTTCTTCCAATACATTATCGGAAATTTTTAGCCAGCTACCCGGAGATAGTTTGTAAATATTCTGATAAATGGTGTATGGGGCAGGAATGAAGCCACGATGTAGAAACTCGGCAATAGCAGGCTTATTTAGAATTTTGGATATGGGGAGCGTCAATAAAGCTTTCAGTTCAGAAGCAAAAGCCAGTTTACTTCCATCCCAATAATAAAATAAAGGCTTGATACCTAGTCTATCCCGACACAACCACAGTTCTTTTTTATGTTTATCATACACCGCAAAGGCAAACATGCCATTGAAATAATTTACACAATGTATGCCATCTTTTACAAAAGCTTCAAGAATGATCTCTGTATCAGAAGTTGTCTGTGGTGTAATACCATACTGATTGGTAACCTCTTTGTAGTTGTATACTTCACCATTATAAACAATAACAAATCGATCATTGTTGCTGTAAAATGGTTGGTTTGCACCTTCAGATAAGTCAAGAATACTTAACCGGCGATGCCCTAAGCCACAAATTTCGTCTAAAAAGTGTCCTTCAGCATTGGGTCCCCGATGACGAATAGCGCCAGTCATCTTCCGCAAATCAGATTCAGAAAAAGCTTGTTGAGTTGAATAGAACCCTGTAATACCGCACATAGCTGTAAATAAATAGTTATCCTGACGTAGTACTTTTTAACGCACTATAGCTTGGGTTGACATTTATAAAGTACCGAAAAAGTAACCGTGATTTCAGTAATAATTGAGTCAATTACCTTACAAAGGTAAGGTTTTAAGAAATACAATCTATACCTTATCCGTCGCTCTATATGTTAACCTGTATTTTAACAATTTAGTATATGGAAAACATATTTTCTCCCCGATCAGGAAAAAGTATAGTTTGTCAAATTTGTTACAATCTTTGTCAAGCTTATTTTATAAGCTTTTTCCATAAACATATAAGTCCTTAACCTCTTCTTTCTCTACTACAATTACCTGAGCGCCCAATTGTATAGTCCCACCTTTAATAATCTTTGCTGTTATACCACCATGCCCTCTCATAGCATTGTATCCTCCTGGTCCCAATACTTCTTCCATTCGTGAGCATGGCTGACATAATCCTGTCATTTCCAGAAGAACATCTCCTATATAAAATTGTTTATCTTTTAGTGCAAGTAGATTGAGACCTTTCACCACAATATTACGCCTAACCAGAGCTGGATTAATCTCGTCTACAGATAAGAAGGAGGCAACAGTTGACAAATGTTCTTCCTGAATCAGTGTAACCTGACGGTTGCTGGTAGATCGCCCCTGGTAATGATCACCTACTAATCCTTTCCCAGCAATCGCTTCAACCTGATCTACTGCCTGAACAGGAAATCTTCTCTCCGGACGTAGGCCTATCCATGTAATAATACCAGCTTTAGGAAAATGGCCCATTAATTGGCCTATAGCAGAATCTTTGGGAAGGTTCATTTATTGTAAAACCAGTTTCTAGTTAAATCATAAAGTTTCTTAGAACCTAATCAACTAAGTATATCGGCTAAAGAAAACTGTACTATTCTGAAAATGCAAAAAAGTATCAAAAAGTTCTTTTTCAGCAACATATAAAATAAAAAGGAATTTACAAAAAATGCGCCTTCACTCCGATGGTATAGGAATGAAGGCGCATAATCAGAAAATAAATAGCATGTAGAAAAACTTCCACAATGTATTTATTTGATAAATATTATTGAGGCACAGAATATTGATATCCTGTTTCTTCGGCTATCCGTTTGGCACGTTGCTGATACAATTCAGGAGAATTAGGGGCAAATGTTCCCAATCCATCTACATACCTGTTGAACATACAGAAGGCGGCTGCAATCAGAACCGTATCATGAATTTCCAGGTCTGTAGCTCCTGCATCCTTTGCCTGTGAGATTTGTTCTTCTGTAACATGTTTCCCTCCCTGTTGTACACTTTTAGCAATGGTCAGTAAAGCTTTCATTTTATCGGAGATAGGAGCTGACAGATAATCCGTCTTTACTTGTTGTACAATCTCCGAGTCCGGATAGTAGTATTGGGCCACAGCCCCATGAATACTCTGACAGAAAAAGCAATCGTTGAGATATGAGACAAAAGTTGCGATCAACTCCCGCTCTCCTTTTAAGAGACCTTCATCAATACGTAACAACGCTTCTGCTAAAGCATTTAAAGGTTTTGC includes:
- a CDS encoding glycosyltransferase, with amino-acid sequence MPEKKSKAIRSILFIFPYPSGTAASQRFRFEQYLEFLPENGLQYQLAPFMDEETWNILYKPGNTWKKIKGIGKGFLRRIGLLFSIHKYDFVFIHREATPVGPPFIEWIIAKIFRKRIIFDFDDAIWLPNTSENNGIVAGIKWHHKTKSICRWAWKISAGNRYLADFARNAKGANGSDTNSIIINPTTIDTKNLHNRLKEQNTDSFVIGWTGTHSTIGYLEFLLPVLKKLEEDYSFTFLVISDRKPDFDLNSLQYIPWIKATEADDLLRMNVGVMPLTDDLWSRGKCGFKALQYMSLGIPSLASPVGVNVDIIQHGTDGFLCSEPQEWIDCMKLLIHDVELRTQMGKASRERIERIYSVTGNRDNFLKLFTV
- the asnB gene encoding asparagine synthase (glutamine-hydrolyzing), with the translated sequence MCGITGFYSTQQAFSESDLRKMTGAIRHRGPNAEGHFLDEICGLGHRRLSILDLSEGANQPFYSNNDRFVIVYNGEVYNYKEVTNQYGITPQTTSDTEIILEAFVKDGIHCVNYFNGMFAFAVYDKHKKELWLCRDRLGIKPLFYYWDGSKLAFASELKALLTLPISKILNKPAIAEFLHRGFIPAPYTIYQNIYKLSPGSWLKISDNVLEEQKYWKITENIGKEIISDEHQAMERVEELLLSSVKYQLISDVPVGVFLSGGIDSSTVAALTARQLSHPINTFSIGFKESRHNEAPYAREVAEHLHTNHHEFIVSVQDAKDLVETMLDIYDEPYADSSAIPTMLVSQMASKYVGVVLTGEGGDELFHGYGMYQWADRLSQGWLKLLRKPLASLLAVGKEARYQKAAELLEYFSEDDISSHIFCKEQGYFSYPDLKKLVGEPWVNGKGFLSKSSLPPVVENRLLTASETQSLFDMVMYLPDDLLTKVDRASMQYGLEARVPLLDHRLVELALNISPELKNNGGTTKYILKQILYKYLPSELFNRPKQGFSIPLYDWLLTDLRYLIDTYLSDEVIERHGYVNKEIVSTMKKEFFAGKKYVYNRLWTLIILHRWLEKNT
- a CDS encoding peroxidase-related enzyme translates to MAHIQLPEELPGIRGLMAFRPYTAKPLNALAEALLRIDEGLLKGERELIATFVSYLNDCFFCQSIHGAVAQYYYPDSEIVQQVKTDYLSAPISDKMKALLTIAKSVQQGGKHVTEEQISQAKDAGATDLEIHDTVLIAAAFCMFNRYVDGLGTFAPNSPELYQQRAKRIAEETGYQYSVPQ
- a CDS encoding glycosyltransferase, which gives rise to MPSDTIHTITPTIPTSVLYLSYDGLTDPLGQSQVLPYIIGLAKRGYQFTIISTEKPEAYEKRKDIIKGLIAPFEKKIDWQPIFYTKKPPVVSTLWDVRKMRHKAVSLHEKKHFQIVHCRSYITALVGTFLKKKFQIPFIFDMRGFWADERIEGGIWNLKNPLFRSVYQFFKKKEKEFLQLADYTISLTFNAKQEIHSWSGFSTIPIQVIPCCVDTQLFQRKDEVTETNELTISYLGSLGTWYMLDEMLHFFRRILLQYPHARFLFITPDDPEIILHNARKYELSNDHIRIVKAERREVPLRLVESHISLFFIKPSFSKKASSPTKMGEILSMGIPVLCNANVGDANYLMENYSPGELVSAFTDVEYDRVISRLDEIRKISPESLRQTALDYFDLEKGVDLYEEVYQKLSTANA
- a CDS encoding MOSC domain-containing protein, with protein sequence MNLPKDSAIGQLMGHFPKAGIITWIGLRPERRFPVQAVDQVEAIAGKGLVGDHYQGRSTSNRQVTLIQEEHLSTVASFLSVDEINPALVRRNIVVKGLNLLALKDKQFYIGDVLLEMTGLCQPCSRMEEVLGPGGYNAMRGHGGITAKIIKGGTIQLGAQVIVVEKEEVKDLYVYGKSL